A single region of the Nocardioides aquaticus genome encodes:
- a CDS encoding ribose-phosphate diphosphokinase, with protein sequence MKRTTEKNLMVFSGRAHPVLAQEVADLLGTALVPQSAYEFANGELYVRFEESVRGCDAFVLQSHTAPINEWIMEHLLMVDALKRASAKRITVVMPFYGYARQDKKHRGREPISARLVADMFKTAGADRLITVDLHADQIQGFFDGPVDHLMALPILADYVKQQYGGQSLSVVSPDAGRIKVAERWSARLGGAPLAFIHKTRRTDRPNETVANRVVGEVKGRMCVLVDDMIDTGGTIVKAAEAIMAEGAAGVIIAATHAILSDPAVERLKSSPAVEVVVTNTLPLGDVSFDKLTCLSIAPLVGRAIREVFEDGSVTSMFDGHA encoded by the coding sequence ATGAAGCGCACGACCGAGAAGAACCTGATGGTCTTCAGCGGGCGGGCGCACCCCGTCCTCGCCCAGGAGGTGGCCGACCTCCTCGGCACCGCGCTGGTGCCGCAGAGCGCCTACGAGTTCGCCAACGGCGAGCTCTACGTGCGTTTCGAGGAGTCCGTCCGCGGCTGCGACGCCTTCGTGCTGCAGAGCCACACCGCGCCGATCAACGAGTGGATCATGGAGCACCTGCTCATGGTCGACGCGCTCAAGCGCGCCTCCGCGAAGCGGATCACCGTGGTGATGCCGTTCTACGGCTACGCCCGCCAGGACAAGAAGCACCGCGGTCGCGAGCCGATCTCGGCGCGCCTGGTCGCCGACATGTTCAAGACCGCCGGCGCCGACCGCCTGATCACCGTGGACCTGCACGCCGACCAGATCCAGGGCTTCTTCGACGGTCCCGTCGACCACCTGATGGCGCTGCCGATCCTGGCCGACTACGTCAAGCAGCAGTACGGCGGCCAGTCGCTGTCCGTGGTCTCGCCCGACGCCGGCCGGATCAAGGTGGCCGAGCGCTGGTCGGCGCGCCTCGGCGGTGCCCCGCTGGCCTTCATCCACAAGACCCGTCGTACCGACCGGCCCAACGAGACCGTGGCCAACCGCGTCGTCGGCGAGGTCAAGGGCCGGATGTGCGTCCTGGTCGACGACATGATCGACACCGGCGGGACCATCGTGAAGGCGGCCGAGGCGATCATGGCCGAGGGCGCGGCCGGCGTGATCATCGCGGCCACCCACGCGATCCTCTCCGACCCCGCCGTGGAGCGGCTGAAGAGCTCCCCGGCCGTCGAGGTCGTGGTCACCAACACGCTCCCGCTGGGCGACGTCAGCTTCGACAAGCTCACCTGCCTCTCGATCGCCCCGCTGGTCGGGCGCGCGATCCGCGAGGTCTTCGAGGACGGCTCCGTCACCTCGATGTTCGACGGTCACGCCTGA